GATGGTTTAATTATTTCTatagtattttttttattgaatgaTTTATTGATTTTCCCAGCATAAactcttaataaaataaaatatttttcttgataattatgtttattttatataGGAGGTTAGAAATTTGATCTCTAACAACTTAAttccttttaaaaaaaatttaaagcataaaaaataaataattaaagaggaaaagaaaagaaaaaactcaACTTACAATACatgaaaataagagttttaatcTATATATGAGTTTTGAGATGTAAatgctaaaataaataaataaataaataaatatatatataaataaataaatatatatatatatatatatatatatatatatatatgcattccTTCTTAATATAAATtgcataaataattaattaattaagaaaaaaagaagaactcGAGTAGAGACATTTTAATTGGCAAAAGGTTATCATTCAGTTACTAATTATTATCTAACTCATTATGTTTTcatcaaaattatatatatatattaacacatcattattattatatatactgTATGTGAATACCGAGACTGTCTTCAAAAACAATTggaattctatatatatataaatgaatttccACACTTGTAAAGAAGCAAAACTCAAAGCATTCATTGGATGGTCGGCGACGAATAAAGATTCATCTTATAAATTACCTaaaacaacacaaaattccataatTAGCAATGCTAATTATGTTTAGACAAAGAGCATCGTTTAAAAAGGGACATATTCCTATggaccactttaattttgataatttctacAAAatggtcaaaaaaaaaaaaagccttcaATTAAACATCATTGGCCTATTTTGATAGGCAAATGACGTATTCGTGGTTAGGTAACCTTgctcataataattattttccaatatatataatatatataatctaTAATTGATGATAATGAATTGCCTGATATTGTTATGctgaaatttaattaattctaatcgAGGGGACCATGACCAATAAAAATTATCCAATTGAGTAGTGGCCCTTTTCACATATGATAATGATGGATGGTATGTATAATCAAGTTGGAGTTGGAAAATTTTTCTTGAAaagttataaaattattttaaaaaataattaataatattcaatttttgtatattttaaaaatttttttttaattgtcaaCTGGTCATtgtaaatatatgaatgagagtttctttaaatatttcatttttattaggAGATCATCAATAAGGGTGCAATGAAAATTTGTTGGCTTCTCAAATGTCCCAATCTTTCATCAATGCTGCCTTCATTTTCTTTATGTCATCCTCTAGTTTCTTCATAATTACaagtaaatttttaatttctgCTTTTCTGGATTTATACTAATCTTAAATTTATGATGTGCTCTTTTGCATAATTTCCCGAGTTTTTTTTATCAGTAACTTTCTAGTTCATTTCATTTGGATAAACTATACAAATAAATTTATGGATATTATCTATGTttatgtaaaaaaattaaaatcaaatatcaTTATACTTAACaggagaaaaataaataaataaataaagggtTCTCAAGGTGCATAAGcctcttccattcacaaaataGCTCCTCCTTTTTTTATCAATGGACAGAAAATGCGGTGAGAGGGAAAGGTTTGCATGTCTTTTTTTGTTTTCagtttcttcttcattttcttggCAAATTTTGGCTACCATCGAAGAGTTTTTTCAGAGAGATATGTCAACTTTAAGGATACCTTCAGCACCAACTTCTCCCCGTGATGACGCCACTCAACTACACAGTGCTTTCaaaggttctttttttttttttttggtgactACTCTTGTTGTGTTCTTTTGTTGATTAATTGCTTAAATTTCCAATTTCTTTGCATATTATGGCTGCTTGATCTTGATCTTaattactaattaatttattagagCTTGAGCTTGCTCTGATTTTTTTATTGGTAACAATTTCTTTCTGTTTCGGTTTCAATGTCACTTTCTCCACCCCCTTCTGCTTATTCAAAGCGAAGAATTATTTAGGCCTGtttgtttaatatatatatatatatatatttgtttgtaTGTTCTAAAAATTCAACCATGGAAAGTTACATGAGGTTGCAGTTAGAAAGGTTTGTCAGTTTCTGTAGATTTATTGAATAGAAATCAAAACTAATCTCATGAAATTAACGTTTTTAATGTGCAATTCCTCAAAATTGCAAGGAGTTCTTAAAATTAAAGATCCAATGTCCTTCCTCTtggcttttaatttttaattagaaaTATTAGCTTGAccaattttaacttaaaattgttATGATGCAACTTTTACCTTTTGATAGTTTTGTTGCCAGCCCAACTTAGAAGTTAAGAGGCTTCATTTGAGTCCATTCTGCATCTAGCATCAAATACAGAACTGAATATGACAGATAAAAAGACCTCATTTGTTAAAAGATTTGGGAAGAAGTATGGTTCTTTGAGCAATCTGTGGACTTGTATCTAAGCCCATGATACATTCATGGGGAGAAGTGCATTTTAGGGCTTAAATAGATGATGCTGAAATAGTTCAAGAAAATAATGGAAGTAAGAAACTTGCTTATATATAATACAGATCTTTAATTTACGTGAACAGGAATAGGATGTGACGCTGCAGTAATTGTCAATATTCTTGCACATAGGGCTGCATCTCAACGAGATGACATTCAACAAGAATTcgaaaccttgtactcatatgaCCTTAAGAAAGAGTTGTCTTCAGAGCTTCATGGCAATCTCAAGGTAATATAAAGAGAGCTTTCTTTGTACTTCAAGAACTCTGCATGTAGATTGATAAAACATTACTTTGAAATGGTTTCAGAAAGCATTGTTGCTCTGGATGCAAACTCCAATGGAAAGAGATATTACCACCCTTAAGCAGGCCCTAACGGGACATATTCCTCATCCTGAGCTTAAAATTGCCACTGAAATAATATGTTCTCGCACTTCTTCCCAGATTCGACAAATTAAACAGGCTTATACTTCTACTTATGATACTTATCTTGAGATCGATGTTGAAGCTCATGCATCTGGAAATCATAAACAGGTTCTCTCTATTTCTCGTCTGATTTTGTCATTTATAAATTGGTTTGAATCGTCATCACATTGTTGTTATGATAGTTGATGCTGGCATATTTAAGTACAACAAGGTATGAAGGCCCCGAAATTGACAGAGTGCTGGTAGAGAATGATGCTAAAGCAATGCATAAATCTGGGGAGAAGAAATTTGGAATGGATGAGAGGGTTTTGATTCAGATTTTCAGTGAAAGAAGCAAAGCACATTTGGTTGCTCTTGATTCTGCTTATCATAAAATGTATGGAAGAGAACTCAGAAAGgtatataatcttcatcaatattGAATTCTTTAGTTATCTTCCCTTGTAATTCCTTGGATGATACTACTAACTAACTGTACTCAACTTGATCTTGGTTCCAGGCGATAAAAAGGGAAGCATCAGGGCATTTCAAGCATGCCTTGTTAACAATTTTGCAATGTGCTCATAATCCTGCCAAATACTTTGCTACGGTAATTGTCCTGCTAATTACCAATTAAATCTTTTTAAGTTGATGGGATTATGATCATATCAGATTAATTAACTTGCTGTGCAGGTTTTGCGCAAGGCGATGAAGGGTTTGGGAACGAAAGACACTACGCTAATCAGGGTAGTTGTTACAAGGGCTGAGGTTGATATGCAGCAAATAAAGGAAGAGTACCAGAAGCTGTATAAGAAGCCATTAATTGATGCTGTTCGTTTGGAGACATTAGGCCATTATAGGACCTTTCTTCTTTCACTCTTAGGCTCTAATTGATCAGTAGCCCTGGCAATCTCCTATGTGGGATTGTGTAGCATTGGATTTTGAAATGTTGGTTGTGTTTGCAAGGAAAGTTGTTCGGGGTGTGATTTGAAAGTCTGCAATTAATGAACTTAACGTGCCTGAAATTTCTTGGCATTTTTCTCAAGTAGTTCAATTTTTCAGTTCCTTAATTCAGTATACTTGTTGGCTTGATTTTAAAAAGAGATTGGACTAGGTATGAGTGAGGATCATAGACCTATGTATGTAATGTCTACCCACTTCTTCAAATGTCAATTGCGTGCAGAATTAATTATAAACAAGAGGCGCATCAATTCTGTGTCTTTGCACTAAAACTTTATCCCTTGAAAGAGAAAAGCTACACATCTTTCTCAAATTCAATTtctgaaaaatttttattttttataatgatGATATGCCATTGAAGTTTAGTTCAAGTTCTTTATTTTACATTAtcataattaatttctatttttttaattaatttgactcTACTAGAGTTTAAATTTGAAAATCTCATGAattgattttcttacatttcatttttcTCTTATTAAAATGAAAATTCATGTTAAAAAAAGTAGAGAAATTATGTGTATAATACAATCTGATATGAAGGAAGACTTAACTAATGGTTAATGATGCACCAACTTTCATTTACTTCTTACGCATCTTTTTTTATGGCAGAAGTACAGGCATCCTCCCTCTTTA
The Hevea brasiliensis isolate MT/VB/25A 57/8 chromosome 15, ASM3005281v1, whole genome shotgun sequence genome window above contains:
- the LOC110654862 gene encoding annexin D5 — its product is MSTLRIPSAPTSPRDDATQLHSAFKGIGCDAAVIVNILAHRAASQRDDIQQEFETLYSYDLKKELSSELHGNLKKALLLWMQTPMERDITTLKQALTGHIPHPELKIATEIICSRTSSQIRQIKQAYTSTYDTYLEIDVEAHASGNHKQLMLAYLSTTRYEGPEIDRVLVENDAKAMHKSGEKKFGMDERVLIQIFSERSKAHLVALDSAYHKMYGRELRKAIKREASGHFKHALLTILQCAHNPAKYFATVLRKAMKGLGTKDTTLIRVVVTRAEVDMQQIKEEYQKLYKKPLIDAVRLETLGHYRTFLLSLLGSN